One window of uncultured Trichococcus sp. genomic DNA carries:
- a CDS encoding DUF402 domain-containing protein translates to MHNPREGEFITIKSYKHDGSLHRTWRDTMVLKTSDQSIIGCNDHTLVTEADGRRWVTREPALLYYHKHYWFNIVTMIRQKGVSYYCNLASPYVIDQEALKYIDYDLDIKVFPDGEKRLLDVDEYELHRNRMNYPKEIDHILKENVKILVSWINEEKGPFSKEYVDLWYERYCQLSHNQQNS, encoded by the coding sequence ATGCATAATCCTCGGGAGGGAGAATTCATCACCATAAAGAGTTATAAGCATGACGGCAGCCTGCATCGAACGTGGCGTGACACCATGGTATTAAAAACTAGTGACCAATCCATAATCGGCTGTAATGATCACACCTTAGTAACGGAAGCAGATGGGCGTCGCTGGGTCACCAGAGAGCCTGCATTGTTGTATTACCATAAACATTATTGGTTCAACATCGTCACCATGATCCGCCAAAAGGGTGTCTCCTACTATTGCAATCTGGCATCGCCTTATGTGATCGACCAGGAAGCACTGAAGTATATCGATTATGATTTGGACATTAAAGTTTTTCCTGATGGTGAAAAACGTTTGCTTGATGTAGATGAGTATGAATTGCATCGCAATCGCATGAATTACCCAAAAGAGATCGACCATATCCTGAAGGAGAACGTCAAGATTTTGGTGAGCTGGATCAATGAAGAAAAGGGTCCATTCTCCAAAGAATACGTCGACTTATGGTATGAGCGGTACTGTCAGCTGTCGCATAATCAGCAAAACTCGTGA
- a CDS encoding SGNH/GDSL hydrolase family protein, translating into MKKREIVLVSIMGILTIAIVLFGYKYAAGKKEALLSEGEKQTETVSGTASSQESTVAESDTSEAYAQFLAAFAENRSNASVVDYLQYVHHHTKEINVAFFGDVATDAAWAKSAIADIQADYPLENLTTSFFSYPSDSSSVYLSSQYVQEMVAGNPDVIFYTIPTKTDQVVDISLVESTQNIYAIYDEIRAALPDALIVLVTPAPAEAKMADWNSRSLDYRNYTNNLGEENAAFTVPLYDLHADFLAELTNRNETVANFMGSAGLELNEAGQQLYGELFANSLRTKMIDTTAGLYVEGEKPAYTPIAPTLVVPEVPVTVIEETVSEEPVYEEPVYEAPTYVAPTYEYVAPVVETPVVSVDPSEDSAIDPETVMTE; encoded by the coding sequence ATGAAAAAAAGGGAAATAGTGCTTGTTTCCATCATGGGTATCCTTACGATTGCCATTGTTCTTTTTGGATATAAATACGCGGCCGGTAAAAAAGAGGCTCTATTGAGCGAAGGGGAAAAACAAACGGAAACGGTTTCCGGAACGGCTTCCTCGCAAGAGTCTACAGTCGCAGAGAGCGACACATCCGAAGCTTATGCGCAGTTCTTGGCCGCTTTCGCAGAGAACAGAAGCAATGCATCGGTCGTCGATTATCTGCAATACGTTCACCATCATACGAAGGAAATCAACGTCGCCTTTTTCGGTGATGTCGCAACCGATGCGGCTTGGGCCAAGTCCGCCATCGCTGACATCCAAGCCGATTATCCGCTTGAGAATCTGACGACGTCGTTCTTCAGCTATCCGTCCGACAGCAGCTCGGTTTATCTGAGCAGCCAGTATGTTCAGGAAATGGTCGCTGGCAATCCGGATGTGATTTTCTACACCATTCCGACGAAGACCGATCAAGTGGTTGATATCAGTCTGGTCGAATCCACGCAAAACATCTATGCAATCTATGATGAAATCAGAGCTGCCTTGCCAGATGCGTTGATCGTATTGGTGACACCGGCTCCGGCAGAAGCCAAAATGGCCGATTGGAATTCACGTTCCTTGGATTATCGGAACTATACCAATAATTTGGGGGAAGAAAACGCTGCTTTCACCGTTCCGCTATACGATCTGCATGCGGATTTCTTAGCTGAGTTGACGAACCGCAACGAAACGGTGGCCAACTTTATGGGTTCAGCCGGTTTGGAACTGAATGAAGCCGGACAGCAACTTTACGGTGAACTGTTTGCCAACAGCCTGCGGACAAAAATGATCGATACGACGGCCGGTTTGTACGTGGAAGGCGAAAAGCCTGCCTACACACCGATTGCACCAACCTTAGTCGTGCCGGAAGTGCCTGTGACCGTAATCGAAGAGACTGTCAGCGAAGAGCCAGTGTACGAAGAGCCGGTTTATGAAGCGCCCACCTATGTGGCGCCGACCTATGAATACGTTGCGCCGGTTGTTGAAACACCAGTAGTATCGGTCGATCCAAGTGAAGATAGCGCAATCGACCCAGAAACAGTGATGACTGAGTAG